A genome region from Nitrosopumilus oxyclinae includes the following:
- a CDS encoding DUF309 domain-containing protein — MERYLLHFKNEKYLPQNCRELAHRARDLASDMNVSVRLARVASKFIEFDVASEKVDLDPLVERLSPIGELDNVRHVVEEHIDKDKGIQDGIFYFNNERFWECHEAFEGVWNQCYGREKELVQGIILVAVAFAHEQENEESIGIGMLKRALEKLGSSPSMYYSIDVDRIRKKAIEMQQANKLTRFEI, encoded by the coding sequence GTGGAACGTTATTTACTGCATTTTAAAAATGAGAAATATTTGCCTCAGAATTGTAGAGAACTAGCACACAGGGCTCGAGATCTTGCATCTGACATGAATGTTTCAGTTAGACTTGCAAGAGTTGCCTCAAAATTTATTGAATTTGATGTAGCATCAGAAAAAGTAGATCTAGATCCTCTTGTAGAGAGATTATCCCCAATTGGCGAACTTGATAATGTGAGACATGTTGTTGAAGAACACATAGACAAAGACAAAGGAATCCAAGATGGAATATTTTATTTTAACAATGAACGCTTTTGGGAATGCCATGAAGCATTTGAAGGAGTTTGGAATCAATGCTATGGGCGGGAAAAAGAACTTGTTCAAGGTATTATTCTAGTTGCAGTTGCATTTGCTCATGAACAAGAAAATGAAGAAAGCATAGGTATTGGAATGTTGAAAAGAGCTTTGGAAAAATTAGGTTCTTCCCCATCTATGTATTATTCAATAGATGTAGATAGAATTAGAAAAAAAGCAATTGAAATGCAGCAAGCAAACAAACTAACTAGATTTGAGATTTAA